Below is a genomic region from Rosa chinensis cultivar Old Blush chromosome 5, RchiOBHm-V2, whole genome shotgun sequence.
GTTTTAGGAAGGTTCCTTCACCTAAATTCTAtttgtcggaagctaatctaatgtagatgcaaatcttctattttggcggtagtcgtatccaaggcggttcacggctcaaggaccgaaattcccttccacggtattcctactccggttcaagggtcataggaactcacttgacatgaattagagccgattcaagggtcactaattcacatcaagaggcataAAGATTGAGGAactagactactaagcgacccgcccgcgcaatcacgcaacgggtgtaaatcaccatgcttataacccctcaaatacgaaattgaaggtttctagcttaggaattagagggaatcaagcctctaactcggtcctagacatgctcaaaatacataccctagagttgactaggctcctagacatgcattttaacccaacaaaaatagatataaacatccatcatatgaaaattgcatcataaCATTatattaaacatcttttacataaaatttgagctagggcacacaaccctaaccaccaacaaaaaaattactcacaaccgaTAATTATaaacatcaaagatacaaaattcaaagggaaaagagtatagaagtgtacgagaaaacaagaataatcacaaatagctaaaaagctagcatgactagtcttgaattacaactcacACAATTACcccaagtcttgaatcttgtagaagTAGAGacctttgatgaatccttgaagatTTGAGTGAGTAAactcttcaaatctcaaaataaaatagaaagaaaagagcaaaaaaatggaggagaaggaggagagagaacagcccaaaagggctgcctctgttttaggTGTGGTGCGGCAGAATTAGGGTGAAGTGAAAtgagggatatatatatatatatatatatatatatatatatatatgtggtctCAGTGGTGTGGCTGCAAAAAGGAAGTGAATAGGGATAAGGGCCACGTGGCAAGAAGTGataggaagaaaaggaaaaaggagagaaaataaaaagaaaaggaaagagaaatggtGAAGAGTGCACGTGGGGGGTGGAAGGTATTCTGATGCTgagcattttcattttttttttcttttttttcttttcttttctctttttcttgtcttttgttttttttcttttcttcttccttctttttgctttcttcttctctcttctcaatacACTTCCGCATATGTTGTCAAAGACAATTGGAATCCACTCCCTTGATGGTGTTGACTAagttgacccgcattgactatTTCGTCATTTTCtcagaaactccaatttgctccaattttggatcattttctctcgatttccgaaattccgcttatttcctacacaataaataaaaataaattaattacataataattgacttgaggactaactaatttctagtgttttggatacaattacatgcataaaaatgcgcGTTATCAACAATCATTGCTCAAGTAGTGCACTGAATGCTCATAAAAACGACTACAAACCTAGACTACTGCGCCTTGAACACTAAGAAGCTACAACACCAAAAAAACCAGTACATCCGCCTAAGAACCTAATGGTGTACATCAGTACTGATCTTTGGGCACATTGTAACGTCCTAGAGAAACAAGGTATACAAGGCCAAGGCCTATAGCACCCAATAAGGGAATTATtgaaacaaaaaacaagaaaaaactcATGCAACAGTCCAACTAGCCCAAAAGAAAGCAATATCCAAGGCCCAAACCAGCCTGGCCTTGCCCAGCCCAGCCTCCACTTCCCTGTGCACCTGCCACAGGCACACAACGACGATCCCACCACCACGACTCACCTTGATCGAGGAACTGCCGCCCGCATCAAGGGAGATCACCACCACCGCGATGCCACCACCACAGAGAAGTGACCAAAACAGCCAGACTTGGGTCCAACCGATAGATCCCAACCTTCAAGCCGCCACCGGAAACCCCTCTGAAGACGCCATCACCGCTGCCCGGATCACCAGCCCACGCCTCCCGCGTCGTCCTTGATTTGGTACCCACGGTCGCTCAGTGTAGAGAACGACGAACCAGACCTCACCGACCGACACTGGCAAGCCCGAACATTGCCAGCCTCAAAGCCAAAAGGACCATAACCATCAATACCCGTCCGACAGCGTCACAACGTTGGCGAGGCAGAGCCAGCGCTGATGCTGGAGCACCACCGGAGGAGAAAAAACTCGCAAAAGCCTAGGTAGAAGTCGTGCTCTTCTCTCACCCCAGCAGGCGGGGGTTTGAACTGTGTCATTTGGTATCAACAACGCTACTTAGTTtgtcttattttttcttttttgactcaATGATATACTAAATTGTTTAAGAATTTATTGACCTTTCGTGTAGGTATACATGATATGTTTACATAGATTTAGCTGCcatattatttattataattaCCTTGAATAAATTTTAGGAATTTGatattcaaaatttaaatacaaACAAAGGACAAAACTCCCCAAATTATGagattttcatttgttttctttatttaccATGAGAGACAAAATGGACAACGAAAAAAGTAGTTGGACcgcaattaaaaagaaaaaaattgctgGTAATGTAGCAAATTGAACCCTAATTAAAATATCTCTTATTTTTATATCATTGTCCTTCAACAACCGTGGTGCAATATACGGAATATGTTTATATCATTCTCACTTCAAGGACCTtgcaatataaataaataaaaccctCAAGGTACAAAAGATTCATCACTAAATACAGTACCAAAGTACAAAGAAAGAACCAGTTCGTTGGAAACACAAAGGAAGTGCTTGATAAGTTGGAGAAATGGGTTCAGATTCTCAATACCAGATTCCGGCAATAGAATTCACAATGAATTCGCTTGAAGTGGACCGAGGAACTGTTGAGTGGTACCATCTGTGCAAGAAGGTTCGAGAGGCTTGTGAAAATTATGGTTGCTTCGAGATTGTGTATGATAAGATACTTCCGCAGTCAAAAGCCGAAATCCTTTCAGCTTCAAGGAAACTTTACAGCCTTCCACTTGAGACAAAGAAGAACAACCTTACCCCAAACCGTTACCAGGGTTACGTTGGACCGAGTGTCACTGCTCCCTTGTATGAAGGCTTTGGCTTTCAGGAAGCATCCAACTATGAATCGCTTAGAAGCTTCACAAAAGAAATGTGGTCTCACGACCAGTTTTGGTAAGTAATCTCATTCATGTTGAGTTGACTATATTCAACATATATGCTTGATATACATTGTTCGTCGATCTATTGCCTACCTAAACTAGCTCATGTGTTTGAGCGTTCTACTGATTTTCTAACATGCTATCTGATGCCTTTTGTCCTTGACCTATCTCCATGCACTTTACAATTTTTAGTTGAGGACTTGAGGTTGATAGAATGGTATTGCGTAGTTATCTTGCCATTTTACGTTTCAGCCTTAATTTATGGTTATGCAGTGTGTTTGTTCATGTTATATATGTTGCAACTGCAGCACTGTCCTTTCTATGATGAAGCAGCTGGATGAGCTGAAAGATATGATTCACTTGATGATTCTTGATAGCTATGGTATGGAAAAATCATCAAATTTGATCATGGCGTCTAAGACGGTGCTACGGTTACATAAGTACACGGCACCTCCTTCAGGGGAGTACGCGATGGCTGCCTCGGCTCACACTGGCAAAACTTTTAGCACAATCCTTTTCGATGATCAAGTTTCAGGTCTTGAAGTTCAAACCAAGGACGAACAATGGGTCAAGTTGCCTATATCTCCTTGCTCTTTCATCTTTGCTGTTGGAGACTTCCTCATGGTACAGAATAACTTAACTAATTCATAACTGAAATACTTTAGACACGAATCCATCTGAGTCGAGTCACATAAGTTCAGT
It encodes:
- the LOC112166462 gene encoding probable inactive 2-oxoglutarate-dependent dioxygenase AOP2, whose protein sequence is MGSDSQYQIPAIEFTMNSLEVDRGTVEWYHLCKKVREACENYGCFEIVYDKILPQSKAEILSASRKLYSLPLETKKNNLTPNRYQGYVGPSVTAPLYEGFGFQEASNYESLRSFTKEMWSHDQFCTVLSMMKQLDELKDMIHLMILDSYGMEKSSNLIMASKTVLRLHKYTAPPSGEYAMAASAHTGKTFSTILFDDQVSGLEVQTKDEQWVKLPISPCSFIFAVGDFLMAWSSGRMHSVKHRVMMCGEKERHSLIASAFPIEGSVIKAQKELVDEEYPQILKDFDCTEFFKFICSSEGRAIDSQMQVYAFAGIGT